Proteins from a single region of Punica granatum isolate Tunisia-2019 chromosome 8, ASM765513v2, whole genome shotgun sequence:
- the LOC116189382 gene encoding dnaJ protein ERDJ3B, producing the protein MAHLGTKLLFLLSALCYALIAAAGNNYYDILQVPKGASDEQIKRSYRKLALKYHPDKNPGNEEANKKFAEINNAYEVLSDSEKRNIYDKYGEDGLKQFAAGGGRGGGMGMNPFDIFEDFFGGGRGRAEEEEQIPKGDDVIVELDATLEDLYMGGTLKVWREKNVIKPAPGKRRCNCRNEVYHRQIGPGMFQQMTEQVCEQCQNIKFEREGYFLTVDIEKGMQDGQEVGFFEDGEPKVDGESGDLKFRIRTAPHDHFRREGNDLHTTVTITLVQALVGFEKTIKHLDDHLVDISTKGITKPKEVRKFKGEGMPLYLSTKKGDLYVIFEVLFPTSLTEDQKTKIKAVLG; encoded by the exons ATGGCGCATCTCGGGACGAAGCTGCTGTTCCTATTGTCCGCTCTCTGCTACGCCCTCATCGCAGCCGCAGG GAACAATTACTATGATATACTGCAAGTGCCGAAGGGTGCTTCGGACGAGCAGATCAAAAGATCGTATCGGAAGCTCGCGCTGAAGTATCATCCTGATAAGAATCCTGGCAATGAGGAGGCTAACAAGAAGTTTGCCGAGATTAATAATG CATACGAGGTGCTATCCGATAGCGAGAAGAGGAACATATACGACAAGTATGGAGAAGACGGTCTTAAACAGTTTGCAGCTGGCGGCGGCAGAGGGGGAGGAATGGGAATGAATCCCTTTGATATTTTTGAAGA CTTTtttggaggaggaagaggtcGCGCAGAAGAGGAAGAGCAAATTCCAAAAGGTGATGATGTAATCGTTGAGTTGGATGCTACATTGGAAGATTTGTACATGGGAGGTACATTGAAG GTCTGGAGGgagaaaaatgtaataaagCCAGCTCCTGGAAAGAGACGCTGCAATTGCAGAAATGAGGTCTACCATCGGCAAATAGGTCCAGGGATGTTCCAACAGATGACTGAGCAG GTCTGTGAGCAATgccaaaatatcaaatttgaaCGGGAAGGATATTTCCTGACTGTTGATATCGAGAAGGGAATGCAAGATGGTCAA GAAGTGGGCTTTTTCGAAGATGGTGAGCCTAAAGTTGATGGAGAATCTGGGGATTTGAAG TTCCGCATTCGCACAGCTCCACACGATCACTTCAGACGGGAAGGAAATGACTTGCACACTACAGTGACCATTACACTG GTTCAAGCTCTTGTTGGTTTCGAGAAAACGATAAAGCACCTCGATGACCATCTTGTGGACATCAGCACGAAG GGGATTACCAAGCCGAAGGAAGTGAGGAAATTCAAAGGGGAAGGGATGCCTCTGTACTTGAGCACGAAGAAGGGAGATCTGTATGTCATCTTCGAGGTCCTATTCCCCACGTCCCTAACAGAAGATCAGAAGACGAAGATCAAGGCTGTCCTAGGCTAG
- the LOC116187070 gene encoding uncharacterized protein LOC116187070 translates to MADIANNVFGACLTCWDRTANYRRYIKSLGDNLTALESKMADLRCAYDNVNRLVSTAEKGERWIRTPITDGWLQRVETHRKEAEEILVKGKEMMGMTCLCGLCFSNCRSRYRQSKLAEAKRDDIETELDLSRTFRVKEDVAYEPADLMLERSLEALSRKRDELHNVFETVKQRVEKKEGMHLVRTPEVGGWLERVQLLLEKEVRKILEQGAQEMEKGFQGVGGDSLSQSQRNSTSYYQLSKHAEEKRATLEEELRNARSFAVFTYKPDDPLLVEIPLEPPVGLESSFEEVWHGRCGKDHPPKENPQ, encoded by the exons ATGGCGGATATCGCGAACAATGTGTTTGGCGCTTGCCTCACGTGCTGGGATCGCACGGCGAATTACCGGAGGTACATCAAGAGTCTTGGTGACAATTTGACCGCCCTCGAGAGCAAGATGGCAGACCTGCGATGTGCCTATGATAATGTGAACCGACTGGTCTCAACAGCTGAAAAAGGAGAACGATGGATCCGAACGCCCATCACGGATGGCTGGTTGCAGAGGGTGGAAACCCATAGGAAGGAAGCCGAAGAGATTCTGGTCAAGGGGAAGGAGATGATGGGAATGACTTGCCTGTGCGGACTCTGTTTCAGCAACTGCCGCTCACGTTACAGGCAGTCGAAGCTTGCCGAGGCAAAGAGAGATGATATAGAGACCGAGTTGGACCTAAGCCGTACCTTCAGGGTCAAGGAAGATGTTGCCTACGAGCCTGCTGATTTGATGCTCGAGAGATCTCTCGAGGCTCTCAGCCGCAAGAGAGATGAATTGCACAATGTCTTTGAGACCGTGAAACAACGAGTTGAGAAGAAGGAAGGTATGCACTTGGTACGAACACCTGAAGTGGGCGGCTGGTTGGAGCGAGTGCAGCTTCTTCTCGAGAAAGAAGTGAGAAAGATTCTCGAGCAAGGGGCACAGGAAATGGAGAAAGGCTTCCAGGGAGTTGGAGGggactctctctctcagtcTCAAAG GAACTCTACATCATATTATCAGCTATCAAAGCATGCCGAGGAGAAGCGAGCCACTTTGGAAGAAGAGCTTCGCAACGCCAGAAGTTTCGCAGTTTTCACCTACAAGCCAGATGATCCCCTGTTGGTTGAGATACCTCTCGAGCCGCCAGTGGGCTTAGAGTCCAGCTTTGAGGAGGTATGGCATGGGCGGTGTGGGAAAGACCACCCTCCTAAAGAAAATCCACAATGA